GCGCCCGGCAGGATCACGTCGGCATGATGCGCGCCGCGATCGCCGTGATGGCCCACATAGACCTTGAACCCGGTGAAGCGCGCATGATCGCACTCGTCCGCGCCGAGGAAGAACGTCAGCTTCGCATCGTACAGCGCGGAGATACCGGCCTTCTGCGCGTAACCGAGCATCAATCCGCCCATCCGCGACGCCGCCATGTGGATGACGTTGAAGCCGTTCCAGTCCTGCTTGACGAGCCCCAACGTGTCGGCGAGCCCGAGTGCGGCGCCGTGCGCGCCCTTCAGCGCGCCACCGCCCACGATCACCATTGGCTTGCCGGCCTTGCCGAACGCCTCGGTCACTCGTTCCGGCAGGTCGCCGAGTACCGACAGGTCGGCACCCAGCCACTCGACCTTGTAGGTCAACTCGGTCTCCGGCCCGATCGCGAAGACCCTTGCGCCCTTCTTGATCGCCTTGCGGATGCGCGTGTTCACCAGCGGCGCTTCCCAGCGCAGATTGGTGCCGACCAGCAGGATCGCGTCGGCCTCTTCCGTGCGCGCGATCGTGGTATTGAAGTTCACCGCGGCAAGACTGGACGTGTCATAGTCCATGCCTGTCTGCCGCCCCTCGAGCAGCGACGAACCGAGCGACGCCAGCAGCGCCTTGGCCGCGAACATCGTCTCGCAATCGACCAGATCGCCCGCGACCGCCGCGACCGCACCATTGTGCTCAACGGCTGCGATCGCCGCGAACGCCTCGTCCCACGTCACCGCGTGCAGCTTGCCGTCGCGGCGCACGTACGGGCGGTCGAGCCGCTTGCGGACCAGTCCGTCGACGGCATGGCGGGTCTTGTCGCTCGCCCACTCCTCGTTCACGTCGTCGTTGACGCGCGGCACGCAGCGCAGCACCTGCCGCCCGCGGCTGTCGAGGCGGATGTTCGTGCCGACCGCGTCCATGACGTCGATCGTCAGCGTCTTGCGCAACTCCCACGGACGGGCTTCGAACGCATAGGGCTTGCTGGTCAGCGCGCCGACCGGGCACAGGTCGACGACGTTGCCGCTCAGCTCGCTGGTGACAGCCTCCTCCAGATAGGAGGTGATCTGCATGTTTTCGCCGCGGTAGATCGCGCCGATCTCCTCGACGCCCGCGACCTCCTCCGCGAACCGGATGCAGCGCGTGCACTGGATACAGCGGGTCATGATCGTCTTCACGATCGGCCCCATGTACTTCTCGGTGACCGCGCGCTTGTTCTCGTCAAAGCGCGAGTGGCCGCGCCCGTACGCCACCGACTGGTCCTGCAGGTCGCACTCGCCGCCCTGATCGCAGATCGGGCAGTCCAGCGGATGGTTGATGAGCAGGAATTCCATGATGCCCTCGCGGGCATGCTTCACCATCGGCGTATTGGTGAAGATCTCCTGGTTTTCCGCGGCCGGCAGCGCGCAACTCGCCTGCGGCTTCGGCGGCCCGGGCTTCACCTCGACGAGGCACATCCGGCAATTACCGGCGATGCTCAGTCGTTCATGATAGCAGAAGCGCGGGATCTCCTTGCCGGCAAGCTCGCACGCCTGCAGCACGGTGGCGCCCTGCGGCACCTCGATCTCGACTCCGTCGACTTTGACCTTGGGCATTATTCGGCAGCTTCCTGCATGGGGGCCGTGTCGCCCCCGCGTTCCCTGATGCGGCGTTCCAGCTCCGGGCGGAAATGGCGGATCAGCCCCTGCACGGGCCACGCCGCCGCATCGCCCAGCGCACAGATCGAATGTCCCTCGACCTGCTTCGTCACCTGCTGGAGCATGTCGATCTCGCCGATCTCGGCATCGCCGGTCCGCAAGCGCTCCATCACGCGCCACATCCAGCCGGTGCCTTCACGGCAGGGCGTGCACTGCCCGCAGCTCTCGTGCTTGTAGAAGTAGCTCAGCCGGCTGATCGCGCGGACGACGTCGGTCGACTTGTCCATGACGATCACCGCCGCGGTGCCGAGCCCGGATCCGACCGCCTTGAGACCGTCGAAATCCATCGGCGCGTCCATGATTTCCTTGGCTGGAACCAGCGGCACGGACGATCCACCAGGGATCACTGCGAGCAGATTGTCCCAACCGCCGCGAATACCGCCGCAATGCTTCTCGATCAGTTCGCGGAACGGGATGCTCATCGCCTCCTCGACCACGCATGGCGTGTTCACATGCCCGGAGATCTGGAAGAGCTTGGTGCCCTTGTTGTTCTCCGCGCCAAAGCTGGAGAACCACGCCGCACCGCGCCGCAGGATCGTCGGGGCCACCGCGATCGACTCGACGTTGTTGACGGTCGTCGGGCAGCCATACAACCCGGCGCCGGCCGGGAACGGTGGCTTCAGCCGCGGCTGGCCCTTCTTGCCCTCGAGGCTTTCGAGCATCGCGGTCTCTTCGCCGCAGATGTAAGCGCCCGCACCGCGGTGAACGAACACGTCGAAGTCATAGCCGGAGCCGCAGGCATTCTTGCCGACCAGACCCTTGTCGTACGCCTCGGCGACCGCCGCGAACAGCACTTCGGCCTCGCGGATATATTCGCCGCGAATGTAGATGTACGCCGCACGCGCCCGCATCGCGAAGCCCGCGACCAGCGCACCCTCGATCAGCTTGTGCGGATCGTGGCGGATGATCTCGCGGTCCTTGCACGAACCCGGCTCGGACTCGTCGGCATTGATGACGAGGAAGTTCGGCCGGTCCGGCTTCGGCTCCTTCGGCATGAACGACCATTTGGTGCCGGTGGGAAAGCCCGCACCGCCGCGCCCGCGCAAACCCGACGCCTTGATGGTGTCGATGATCTTGTCCTGGCCAAGCTCGAGCAACGCCTTGGTGTTGTCCCAGTCGCCACGCGCCATTGCCGCGTCCAGCCGCCACGACTGATAGCCGTAGAGGTTGGTGAAGGTGCGATCCTTATCGAGCAGGCTCATGCGTCGGCCCCCTGCGTGGCGCTATTCCACTCGTCGCGATAATCGTGATTCTCGGTCACCATCGCGGTAAGCGACGTCGGGCCACCCTTGGGCTCGACGGTGTGTCGCCCCGGCTCCTGCGTACCCGGCTTGGGCGCGCCACCACCAGCCAGCGCTTCCAGGATCGCGACGGTGCGGTCGTAATCGAGATCCTCGAAATTGTCGTCGTTGATCTGCACCATCGGTGCTGACGCGCAATTTCCCATGCACTCGACCTCGGTCAGCGTGAACAGGCCGTCTGGCGTGGTCTTGCCCTTGATGAGGCCCTTGTTCTTGCATGCCGCCAACACATCGTCCGACCCGCGCAGCATGCACGGCGTCGTCCCGCAGACCTGCACGTGAAAACGGCCGACCGGCGCGAGGTTGAACATCGTGTAGAAGGTCGCGACCTCGTACACGCGCATGTATGCCACGCCGATCTCGCGCGCGACGAATTCGATCACCGGCACCGGCAGCCAGCCTTGCGTCTGCGTCTCCGCGCCGACCTGCCGTTGGGCGAGATCGAGCAGCGGGATCGATGCGGACTGCTCGCGTCCGGCCGGATAGCGCGCGAGGATCGCGTCACGCTTCGCCTTGCTGTCGTCGTTCCACTGGAACGCGCCCCAGCGCGCACGGACCTCGGCCTCGTCGGGAATGATAGGTGCGTCAGCCATCAGCGGTCACATTCGCCAAAAACGATATCCATCGCGCCAAGGATGGCGGTGGTGTCCGCCAGCATGTGGCCGCGGCTCATGAAGTCCATCGCCTGCAGGTGCGAGAACGCGGTCGGGCGGA
The genomic region above belongs to Sphingomonas phyllosphaerae 5.2 and contains:
- the nuoG gene encoding NADH-quinone oxidoreductase subunit NuoG; translated protein: MPKVKVDGVEIEVPQGATVLQACELAGKEIPRFCYHERLSIAGNCRMCLVEVKPGPPKPQASCALPAAENQEIFTNTPMVKHAREGIMEFLLINHPLDCPICDQGGECDLQDQSVAYGRGHSRFDENKRAVTEKYMGPIVKTIMTRCIQCTRCIRFAEEVAGVEEIGAIYRGENMQITSYLEEAVTSELSGNVVDLCPVGALTSKPYAFEARPWELRKTLTIDVMDAVGTNIRLDSRGRQVLRCVPRVNDDVNEEWASDKTRHAVDGLVRKRLDRPYVRRDGKLHAVTWDEAFAAIAAVEHNGAVAAVAGDLVDCETMFAAKALLASLGSSLLEGRQTGMDYDTSSLAAVNFNTTIARTEEADAILLVGTNLRWEAPLVNTRIRKAIKKGARVFAIGPETELTYKVEWLGADLSVLGDLPERVTEAFGKAGKPMVIVGGGALKGAHGAALGLADTLGLVKQDWNGFNVIHMAASRMGGLMLGYAQKAGISALYDAKLTFFLGADECDHARFTGFKVYVGHHGDRGAHHADVILPGASYAEKSGTWVNLEGRVQRGERAVFPPGDAREDWTIFRALSERLGRTLPFDTLGELRSAMALDCADLATPGLKTFAWNPPSLGTTAEGVLEGYPIKDFYLTNAICRASPTMQRCSAELVHGETFAEAAE
- the nuoF gene encoding NADH-quinone oxidoreductase subunit NuoF — its product is MSLLDKDRTFTNLYGYQSWRLDAAMARGDWDNTKALLELGQDKIIDTIKASGLRGRGGAGFPTGTKWSFMPKEPKPDRPNFLVINADESEPGSCKDREIIRHDPHKLIEGALVAGFAMRARAAYIYIRGEYIREAEVLFAAVAEAYDKGLVGKNACGSGYDFDVFVHRGAGAYICGEETAMLESLEGKKGQPRLKPPFPAGAGLYGCPTTVNNVESIAVAPTILRRGAAWFSSFGAENNKGTKLFQISGHVNTPCVVEEAMSIPFRELIEKHCGGIRGGWDNLLAVIPGGSSVPLVPAKEIMDAPMDFDGLKAVGSGLGTAAVIVMDKSTDVVRAISRLSYFYKHESCGQCTPCREGTGWMWRVMERLRTGDAEIGEIDMLQQVTKQVEGHSICALGDAAAWPVQGLIRHFRPELERRIRERGGDTAPMQEAAE
- a CDS encoding complex I 24 kDa subunit family protein translates to MADAPIIPDEAEVRARWGAFQWNDDSKAKRDAILARYPAGREQSASIPLLDLAQRQVGAETQTQGWLPVPVIEFVAREIGVAYMRVYEVATFYTMFNLAPVGRFHVQVCGTTPCMLRGSDDVLAACKNKGLIKGKTTPDGLFTLTEVECMGNCASAPMVQINDDNFEDLDYDRTVAILEALAGGGAPKPGTQEPGRHTVEPKGGPTSLTAMVTENHDYRDEWNSATQGADA